Genomic segment of Candidatus Methylomirabilota bacterium:
TCTTGCGCTGGCTCAAAGCGCCGGGGGACTCGGTGAGGAAGGGCGAGGCGATCGTCGAGATCGAGACCGACAAGGTCACCGTCGAGATCGAGGCGCCGGCGTCCGGCGTCCTGCGCGATGTCACCGCGCGCGCGGGCGACGTCGTGCCGGTCGGTCAGACGATCGCGCTGATCGTCGAGGCGGGCGCGGTAGCACCCGCGGCGGCGCCTGGGCCGAGCCCGCTCGCAGCCAGCGCGGTCCCCTCGCCTCCCGCCGCGTCCGCCGCGGTCAAGGCATCGCCCCTGGCCCGCAAGATCGCCGAGCAGCACGGCGTGGACCTCGCGCGGGTGAAGACGGCGAGCGGACGGGTCGAGAAGGCCGACGTCCTCGCCCACGTCGAGGGCCAGAAGGCGGCGCCTGTCCTCCTCGCCGCGTCGCCCAAGGCGCGGCGCCTGGCGGCCGAGCGCGGGCTCGACATCAGAGTGCTCCAGGGCTCGGGCCCGGGCGGCGCCGTTCTCGCGGCGGACATCGCCGCGGCGAAGCTCGCCGCGGCGTCCAGCGCGCCTGCCGCCGCGCGCGCCGGGACGCAGGGTGTGGGCAACGTCTGGCGCATCATGGCCGAGCGCATGACGGCGAGCTGGACCACCGCGCCGCACTTCTATCTCGTGCGCGAGGTCAACGTGAGCCGCCTGGTCTCATGGCTCGACAAGGTGCGCAAGCAGACCGGCGCTCACGTCACCTACACCGATCTGCTGGTGAAGCTCGTCGCCGCAGCCATCTCGCAACATCCGAGCGTGAACGCCTCGTGGAAGGACGGCGCGATCGTGCGGAACGCCGACATCAACATCGGCCTGGCCGTCGCCATCGACGCCGGCCTCGTCGTCCCCGTCCTCCACCGCGCCGGCACGCTGAGCCTCGCCGAGCTCGCGGCCCGCCGCGAGGACCTCGTGAGCCGCGCCCAGGCCGGCAAGCTGCGCCCGGCCGACATCCAGGGCGGCGGCTTCACGATCAGCAACCTCGGCATGTTCGGCGTCGACGCGTTCAACGCCATCGTCAATCCGCCGCAGGCCGCCATCCTCGCCGTCGGCCGCATCGCCGACCGCGTCGTCGCCGCCGGCGGCCAGCCCGCCGTCCAGCCGACGATGGTGCTGACGCTCTCCTGCGACCACCGCGCTCTCGACGGCGCGCGCGGCGCCCAGTTCCTCGGCGCGCTCGCCGAGCTGATCGAGGAGCCCCTGGCGCTGCTGGTGTGAGTCCGGAGCGGCTCGAAGGAGGGGACGAGATGAGCTCTCACCGGCACCTGCTCCCGGCCCTCCTGCTCACCCTCGGCGTGGCCGGCGAGGCGCTCGCCCAGGCCCCGCCCACGGGCGAGGTCGTGATGGCCTATCACGTGACCATCGCGCCGGGCTGGTTCGACCCGTCGAGCGCGCCGCCGCAGATCACCCCCTTCGGGATCCTCTATGCGATCCACGACGCCGTGGTCCGCCCGCTGCCGGGGAAGAAGATCGCCCCGAGCCTGGCGGAGTCGTGGACGGAGAGCGCGGACGGCCGCGTGTACGAGTTCAAGCTGCGCCGCGGCCTCAAGTTCCACAACGGCGACGCGGTGACCGCCGAGGACGTGAAGTTCAGCTTCGAGCGCTACAAAGGGGCGGGCGCGAGCGAGCTGCAGGCGCGGGTCCGGCAGGTGGAGGTCGTCGATCCCCTGACCGTGCGCTTCCACCTGCAGGAGCCGTGGCCGGACTTCCTGACCTTCTACGGGACCACGGCGACGGCTGCCGGGCTCGTGGTGCCGAAGAAGTACCTGACGCAGGTCGGTGACGACGGCTTCAAGAAGCACCCGATCGGCGCCGGCCCCTACAAGTTCGTGAGCCACATGGTCGGCGTCGAGCTGGTGCTGGAAGCCTACACGGGGTATTGACGCAAGACGCCCCACGTCAAGCGGCTCGTCATGAAGAGCGTGCCCGAGACGACCACGCGCGTGGCGATGCTGAAGAACGGCGAGGCCGACATCGCCAACGCGCTCGACGGCGAGGACGCCGAGAACGTGAGACGCGACCCGCGCCTGCAGCTCCTGCCGTCCAAGCACGCCTCGATGTTCTGGATCGAGTTCGCCGACCAGTGGGACCCGAAGTCGCCCTGGCACGACAAGCGCCTGCGGCAAGCGGTGAACGCCGCGCTCGACCGCAAGGCCATCAACGACGCCGCCTGCCTGGGCTACTGCCCACCCGCGGGGGTCATCGTGCCGCGCGTGATGGAGTTCGCGTTGCAAGTCCCCCCGCATGCCTACGACCCGAAACGGGCCAAACAGCTGCTCAGCGAGGCCGGGTATCCGAACGGCATCGACGCCGGCGACGTCGTGCCCACGCCGCCGTTCTTCGCGATGGCGGAGGCCACGCTGAACTACCTGAACGCGGTGGGGATCCGGACGAGGCTGCGGCCGATGGAGCGCGCGGCCTTCTACTCCGCCTGGCGCGAGAAGAAGCTGCGGGGGCTCTTCATCGTCGCGGCCGGCAACTCCGGCAACGCCGCGAGCCGCGTGGAAGCGTTCATGTACTCCAAGGGCAGCTACGCTTATGGCGGCTATCCGGACCTCGACGACCTGTTCCAGCAGCAGGCGCGCGAACGGGACGTCGCCCGGCGCGAGGCCCTGCTCCATCGCATCCAGCAGCTCACGATCGACCGCGTCATGTTCGCGCCGATCATGGACTATCGCACCCTGCGCGGCGTCGGACCGCGGCTGGCCGATCCCGCGATGGACACGATCCACCTGTACCCGTACCCCGCGTACGAGGACATGAGGCTCAAGGGCCAGTAAACGGTTCCTTGAACTGGAGGGTGAGGTTCGTCTAGGATTTGGCGCATTCGCAGCCCTTCCCCGGAGGAGACGCCATGAAGAAGCTCATCGTCCCCGTGCTGGCCCTCGCCGGCGTCCTGGGGTTGACGGCGCGGGCCGCAGACGCCCAGGCGCCCACGTTCAACGTCGGCGCCGTCAACAACACGGGAGGCCTGGTCGTCTTCGTCGCGGTGGACAAGGGCTTCTTCGCCAAGCAGGGCCTGGACGCCAAGGTGGTCGTCCGCAACACGGGCCCCGAGCTCAGCAAAGCCCTCGACGCGGGTGAGATCGACGTCGGCGCCGCCAACGTGAGCAACATCCCGGTCGCCCTGGAGCGTGGGCTCAACGTCCGGGCGATCGTCGGCTACGTGGGCTCCTCGTTCGTCAAGCCGACCGACGACAACATGCTCGGCATCGTCGTCCGCCCCGACGCGGACATCAATTCCATCGCCGACCTCAGGGGGAAGAGCATCGGCACCACGTTCGGCTCGATGAACGACATGTACCTCGTGGAGGTCATCAGGAAGAACGGCTTCTCGGAATCGGCCATCAACCGGATCAATTCCACGCCCGCCGGCATGGTCGCCCTGTTCGACACCGGCAACGTGAGCGCGATGGTGGTCTGGGAGCCCTACCTGACGCGGATGCTCGAGAAGGTGAAGGGCGCCAAGCTGCTCGCCCGCGGCGGCGACCACGTGTGCTTCTGCGCCGCCATGCACGGCAAGCCCGAGACACTCTACAAGAACCGGGACGTCACCCAGCGGTTCGTGAGCGCGATGGCCGAGGCGGCCCGCTTCGTCCGCGACCCGAAGAATCTGGACGAGGTCGGCAGCATCGGCTCCCGCTACATCCCCGGCATGGACGCCGACCTGATCAAGCGGACCCACAAGTACTGGATCTACGACATGCGGATCGGCAAGAACAGCTTCAAGGCGTTCAACGAGGCGGTGGAGGTGCTGATCGCGCAGAAGAAGATGAAGCAGGCCTTCGACCCGGCCAAGTACTACGACACCGCCTTCATCGAGCGGGCGATGAAGGAGCACCCGGCGTGGTTCGACGATCTCCCGGGCGCCCGGTGACCGGACGCTGCAGAAGCTCGTCGTCCGAGACCTGACCCACCACTACCCGGACGAGTACACGGGCGAAGACGTCCACGCCCTCGAGCGGCTGAGCCTCGAGGTGCGCGAGGGCGAGCTGGCCGCGGTGGTGGGCCCGAGCGGTTGCGGCAAGACCACCCTCCTCCACATCCTCGCGGGGCTCCTCCCCTACCGGCACGGCGTGGTCGAGGTGGATGGGGTCGCGGTGAAGGGACCGGGGCCTGACCGCGGGGTCGTGTTCCAGGAGCACGCCATCCTGCCCTGGCGGACGGTGGCGCGGAACATCGGGCACGGCCTCGAGATCCAGGGCGTGCCGCGGCGCGAGCGCGAGCGGCGGGTGCGGGAGTTCATCGAGCTGGTCGGGCTCACCGGCTTCGAGGAGCGCTACCCCCACGAGCTCTCCGGCGGCATGAAGCAGCGCGCCGCGCTCGCGCGCACGCTCTGCGCGAACCCGGTCGTCATGCTGATGGACGAGCCGTTCGCCGCCGTGGACGCCCAGACGCGGATCACGCTGCAGGAAGAGCTGAACCGCATCGCGATCACGACGCGGAAAACCATCCTCTTCATCACCCACAACGTGGACGAGGCGGCCTTCCTCGGCGACCGGTGCTTCATCTTCACCCGGCGCCCCGGGAGCCTCAAGGCCACCGTCACGATCGACATCCCGCGGGAGCGCCGCATCTGGAAGGACCTGGTCTCCGACCCGGCGTTCACGCGCCCGCGGGACGAGATCCTCCAGCTCGTGCGCGCCGAGGTGAGCGTTGGCGACGACTAGCGCGACCCTCGCGCGGCCGCACGCCGTCCTGTCAGCGCGCGCCCGGCGCTTCTGGAGACAGGGGGGGATCGAGCTCGCGCTCGTCCTCCTGGTCATCCTGGCGGCGTGGGCGACGATCTCGGCCACCATCCAGCGGCCGGACCGCTACCTGCCGTCTCCCCTCTCCGTGGCTCTCTCCTCGGGGGACCTCCTCTGGAAGGGCATCCTGCCGAACTACCTGGGCCAGACCCTCTGGCGCCTGATCACGGGAAGCCTGATCGGCATCGCGCTCGGGATCCCCTTCGGAATCCTCGTCGGCATGAACCGGACCGTCTCGGACATGTTCTATCCTGTCCTGAACTTCTTCCAGTCCATCTCGGGCATCGCGCTGCTCCCCATCGTGATGATCTGGTGGGGGACGACCGAGAAAACCGTCTTCGCCGTCATCGTCTATACCTGCTTCTTCCCGATCGCGTTCACGGTGCTGGCGGGCGTGCGGAGCACGCCGCTCATCTACGTGAACGCCCTGCGCACGCTCGGCGCAGGGCGCCTGCGGATCGTGCGGGACGTCCTGGTGCCCGGCGCCATGCCCTCCATCGCCACGGGGACGAGGCTCAGCATCGGCTACGCGTGGCGCGCCGCCATCGCCGGCGAGATGCTGGCGGGCCGGCGCGGGCTCGGCTGGATGATCTTCTCGGCGCAGCAGGTGGATCACACCGCGCAGGTCATTCTCGGGATGGTCTTGATCGGCTGCCTCTGGATCCTCCTCGACCGTTACGTCCTGCGACCCATCGAATCGGATACGATCCAGCGCTGGGGACTCCTCCAGCGATGAATCCGCTGCGGCGGCTCGACCGTCGGCGTCTCAGACGGATCCTCCTCGGCGCGATCCCGTTCGTCGCGCTGGGGACCCTCTGGCAGCTGAACGCCGTCTACCGGTGGCTCGCCCCGATTCACATTCCGCCGCCGGCGGCCGTCTGGGGCGCCATCTTCACCCTCCAGGACGGCTGCCCCGGCCTGATGGAGGCGCTCCGGCAGAGCTCCGGCTGTCTCTTCACCAACCACATCCTCTCGAGCCTGGGCCGGGTGGGCCTGAGCCTCGTCGTCGGGCTGCCGCTCGGCATCGCCCTCGGCGTGCTCGCCGGGATGAATCGCCGTCTCGGCAACGCCCTCGAGCCCGTCGGCGTGTTCGCGAACGCCATCTCCGGCATCGCCTGGGTCCCCCTCGCCATCGTCTGGTTCGGGGTCGGCTGGCTCACGACGCTCTTCATCCTGCTCAACACGGTCTTCTGGCTCGTCTTCTTCAACACGCTGATGGGCGTGCGCGGCGTGCCCCGCGTCTACGAGAACGGTGTGCTCACGCTCGGGGCGAAGCGGCGGAAGGTCATCACCCACGTGTACATCCCTGGAGCGCTGCCGAGCATCGTGACGGGCATCCGCATGAGCATGGGCTTCGGCTGGCGGGCTCTCATCGCGGCGGAGATGATCGGCGGTGACCGGGGCCTCGGCTTCATGCTCTTCGTCGCGGCGCAGGAGTACAAGACCGAGGAGGTGTTCCTCGGCGTGCTGGTGATCGCCGTCATCTGGATGCTCACCGACCGCGCCTGTCTCGTGCCCCTCGAGCGATGGACCATCGAGCGCTGGGGACTCGTCTGGAGGCCGTCGTAGGAAGGCCGCGCGCGCGGCCCATCGGTATGTCGCTGGTCAATGAAAATGTCATCCCTTACTGCTACGTGAAAATGTCATCCCCTGCGCGCGAAGCGTCTTGCGGAGGACGTGAAGCCGGATGGATCGGCGCCACGGGTGATCACGCGCGGGACGACGAGGTGGGGTGTGGCGGGGTGCGCGCGGCGGTACGGCACCGGATTTCGGGGGGTACTCAGGGAAGGGGGCCGGGTGCGATCGTCGCTCCTGAGCCAATTGTGCGGGCGCGGCTGTCGCGGGCGCGCCGTTGCCGCGGCGATCGGCGCTCGGCGCCCGGCGCGGCACGAGGCTGAAGGCGGCGCTGGGCGGGGCCTGGGCCGCGAGCACGACGTCGTGGTAGATCGCGAGCAGGCGCCCGTCGAGGAGTTCGCGCAGCTCCACGCGGCAGCCGGCGTAGGAGCGGCCGCGCGGGCCAGGGGGGATTTGCAACCAACGCGGACCGAGGCGGGCGGTGTTGTCGCGGGCGACCACCACCGAGTAGCGACAGCTGAGGAGCCGGTCGAGGTCGCGCGGCGGCCGCCGCCAGACGGCGCCCGGGTCGGCGGCCGGGCGCGCGAAGCGCCGGTTGTAGTCGGCGATGAACTCCGGCAGGAAGCGCGCGGCGGCCTCGAGGGTGGTGAGGCCGCGGAGGCGGAGTTCACTGGTCAGGCGGTCCTGCAGCGTGGCCCAGAGCCGTTCGATGCGGCCCTTGGCCTGCGGCGAGTGGGCGGCGATGTACGCGACGCCCAGGTCCTGGAGCATGCGGCCGAAATGCGTAGGGTGCTGAGCGCCTTGCAATTCTTCGTCGAGGGTCCAGTGGCGATCGTTGCGCACGAAGACGTTGAGGCGATCGCCGTAGACGGCCAGCGGCAGGCCGTGGGTGGCGAAGAGTTGGCGGAACAGGGTGGCGTAGCCGTGGAGATCCTCGGTGGGACGGAAGCCGAGCGCCAGGATCGCGCCGGTGGCGTCATCGATCGCGCCGAGCAGCGTGAGGCGAGGACCGCGGGCTTCGAGCCAGGCGCAGGGACTGCCGTCGACTTGGATCAGCGCGCCGCTGGCGGCCTCACGCTGGCGACGGCGGCGGTGGCGCGGGGCCTGGCGGGGGCGCTTCGCTGGACGCCCGAGGCCCAGCCGGACGCGCCGCACCGACTCACGGCAGACGTCGAGGGCGTGGACCTCGCGAAGCTTTTCGGTCAGGTGCACGTCGTTAAAGCCTGCGTAGGTGGTGGTCATGAGCTCGGCAATCTTGGCGCAGAGCTTTGCCGGCACGCGGCGCGGCGAGGGTTGACCCCGGCCCCGATGGCGCAGCGCTGGGGCCCCGCCGGTCTCGAAGCGGCGCTTGAGGCGCTGGAACTGCCGGATGGTCAAATGCAGGGCGGTGGCGCCTTGGCGATTCGTAATGCGCCCCGAGAGCGCGGCCTTGACCAAGCCGGCCCGGGGCAGTTCCTTCTTGCTCATCGTGAAAGTCTCCATAGGGGGATGACACTTTCACGGAGCAGTTACCCCATGACATTTTCATGTAGCACCGGCACGCGCGGCCCATCGGTATTGACAAGGGCCGTCCATTGACTGTAGGGTGCGCCCGCACTCGCGTGCGAACCGTCCGGCCCTCGAAGGAACCTATGCTCTGGCACCTGGGGGACTGAAGGCGATGGCGCTGCTCACCCTGCACGGGCTGCACCTGAGCTTCGGCGGCGTGGCGGCCCTGGCCGGCGTGAGCCTCCAGGTCGACGCCCACGACTTCTTCGCCATCATCGGCCCGAACGGCGCGGGCAAGACCAGCATCTTCAACTGCATCAGCGGCATCTACGCGCCGAGCCGCGGGCGCATCGTCTTCGACGAGAAGGACATCACGGCCCTCAAGCCGCACCAGCGGGCGCAGCTCCGCATCGCGCGCACCTTCCAGAACATCGCCCTCTTCAAGGGCATGACCGTCCTCGACAACGTGAAGATCGGCCGTCACATCCACCTGCGCTCGGGGGTCCTCGCCTGCGGCCTCTACTACGGCCGCGCGGCCCGTGAAGAGCGGGCCCACCGGGTCACGATCGAGCGCGAGATCATCGACCTCCTGGAGCTGCAGGACATCCGGCACAAGATCGTCGGCACCCTGCCCTACGGGCTGCAGAAGCGCGTCGAGCTGGCGCGGGCGCTGGCCCTCGACCCGGTCCTGCTCCTCCTCGACGAGCCCACCGCGGGCATGAACGCCGAGGAGACCGAGGACATGGTGCGCTTCATCCGCTACGTCAAGCAGGTGAAGCGTCTCACCGTGGTGATGATCGAGCACGACATGGGCGTCGTGATGGACATCTCCGATCGCGTCGCCGTGCTCGACTTCGGGCAGAAGATCGCCGAAGGCGCGCCCGCCCAGGTGCAGCACGACCCGGTCGTGATCAAGGCCTACCTGGGCGAGGACTTCCAGGTGGCGTGAGGTGGCCGGCGTGGACCACGACACGTTCCCGCGACTGCTCGCCGCGCAGGCGCGGCGGCTCGGCCGGCGCAGGGTCGCGCTGCGCGAGAAGAAGTACGGCATCTGGCAGGAGGTGACGTGGGAGGAGTACGCCGAGCGCGTGCGCGCGGTGTGCCTCGGCTTGGCCGCGCTCGGGCTCCAGCGCGGGGACCGGGTGGCGGTGATCTCCGGCAACCGTCCGGCCTGGCCGTACGTCGAGCTGGCGGCCCACGCGCTCGGCGCCATCCCCCTGGGAATCTTCGTGGACGCCCTGCCGGAGCAGGTGCGGGCCGTCCTCGACCACAGCGAGGCGCGCGTCGTGCTGGTCGAGGATCAGGAGCAGGCCGACAAGGTGCTCGGCGTGCGCGGCGCCGTCCCGTGCCTCGAGTGGATCATCGTGGACGACATGCGGGGGCTCGAGACGTACCGGGACCCGATGCTCGTCAGCCTCGAGGCGGTGGCGGCGCGCGGACGCGAGGCGGACGCGCGCGCGCCGGAGCGTTACGAGACCCTGCTCGCGCAGGGGGGGCCGAGCGACGTGGCCCTGCTCGCGTACACCTCGGGCACCACCGGGGTGGCCAAGGCCGCCATGCTCAGCCACCACAACCTCCTCGCCATGGCGGCGGGTGTCGCGCAGGTCGATCCCGTCCGCGAGGGCGACCAGATCGTCTCGTTCCTGCCGTTCGCGTGGGTGGGCGAGCAGCTCATCAGCGTCGCGATCGCCCTGCACGTGGGCGCCACCGTGAACTTCCCCGAAGAGCCCGAGACGATGCGCGAGGACCTGCGGGAGATCGGGCCCCACGTGATGATCGCGCCGCCGCGGTTCTGGGAGGCGATGTGCTCGGAGTTCCAGGTGAAGATCGCCGACGCCGGACGGCTCAAGCGCCTGGCGACGCGGGTCGCCCTGGCCCTCGGCGAGCGCGGGCGCGCGCTGCGCGGGCTCGCCCATCTCCTCGCGTTCCGGACCATGCTCGACAAGTTCGGTCTCGCGCGCGTCCGCTACGCCTATACGGGCGGGGCCCCGCTCGGCCCGGAGATCTTTCGGTTCTTCCGCGCCATCGGCCTCAACCTCAAGCAGGTGTACGGCCAGACGGAGACGGCCGGCATCTGCGTGCTGCACCCGGACGGCGAGGTGCGGGCGGAGACGGTGGGGAAGCCCGCGCCCGGCACGCGCATCCGCGTCTCGGAGGCCGGCGAGATCCTGGTCTCCGGCGAGAGCGTGTTCCTCGGTTACTACAAGAACCCGGACGCCACCCGGACGGTCCTCGACGACGGGTGGCTGCACACGGGCGACGCCGGCGTGCTCGACGAGCACGGCCACCTGATCATGATCGACCGGCTCCAGGACGTCCTCCGCCTCGCCGACGGCTCGCGGTTTTCGGCCGCCCTCATCGAGAACAAGCTGAAGTTCAGCCCCTACGTCCGGGAGGCGGTGGTGATCGGCGAGGCCCGGCCGTACGTCGTCGCGCTGATCCAGATCGACATGGGCAACGTGGGGAGCTGGGCCGAGGCCAACCGGCTGCCCTTCACCACCTTCAAGGACCTCTCGCACAAGGCCGAGGTGGTCGCCTTGATCGAGGAGGCGGTCGCCCGCGTGAACCAGGAGCTGCCCGCGGCCGCCCGCATCCGGGTGTTCGGGCTGTTCGACAAGGAGCTGGACGCCGACGACGGCGAGCTCACGCGCACCCAGAAGGTCCGGCGCGCGACGATCCAGGAAAAGTACGGGGACATGATCGCGGGCCTCTACCGATGACCGAGCAGCTCGTGTTCATGCTCCAGCTCGTCATCAGCGGCATCGCGGTCGGCGGCGTGTACTCGCTCATGGCCCTGGGCTTCGTCCTCATCTACAAGGCCTCGAGCGTGGTCAACTTCGGGCCGGGCGAGCTGGTGCTCTTCGGCGCGTACGTCGCGTGGGCGACGATTCTCCAGATGCGGCTCCCGCTGGTCCTGGCCCTGCCCCTCACCCTCGGCGTCGCCATCCTCCTCGGGCTCGTCATCGAGCGGGGCGTGCTCCGGCCGCTCATCGGCGAGCCGCTCATCTCGGTGATCATGGTGACCTTCGGGTTCGCGAGCGTCATCCGCGGGTTCCTCAACATGACGTGGGGCAGCGACACGCGCCCGTTCCCCGTGCTGTTCTCCCAGGAGCCGTTCCGCGTCGGGCCGGTGCCGGTGTCGCCGGTGCACCTGTGGAGCTTCGTGGGCGTCATGCTGCTGCTCGGGGCCTTCTCGCTGTTCTTCCGGTTCTCGCTGACGGGGATGGCGATGCGGGCGACCGCCGACAACCAGCAGGTGGCGCAGTCGCTCGGCGTGAGCGTGAAATGGATCTTCGCGCTGTCGTGGTGCATCGCCACCTGCGTGTCGACGCTCGCGGGGATCATCCTCGGCAGCGTCCGCGGCGGCGTAGACTTCTCGCTCGCCGAGCTCGGCCTGAAGGTGTTCCCGGTGGTCATCCTCGGCGGCCTGGACAGCGTGGCGGGCGCGATCATCGGCGGGGTGCTGATCGGGGTGCTCGAGAACCTCGCGGGCGGCTACCTGGACCCGCTCCTGGGCGGCGGGGTCAAGGAGGTGGCGCCCTTCGTGGTGCTCGTGGTCATCCTCATGCTGCGGCCCTACGGCTTCTTCGGCAAGGTCGAGATCGTGCGGGTCTGATGGGAGCCGCGGCGTGAGGTGCGGGGGCTTCCGGGTCAGCTATCGGAGCGACGAGCGGATCTTCGACACCCCGGTGCCGATCGTCGCGCTCGTGCTCTTCCTCGGCGCGCTGGCGCTGGTGCCGCGGTTCGCCACGACGTACTGGCTCGACGTGCTCAACCGGATCGGCATCGCCGTCATCGGGGCGCTGGGCCTGAACATCCTCGTGGGGTTCACGGGGCAGATCTCGATCGGCCACGCCGCGTTCCTCGCCGTCGGGGCCTACGCCACGGCGATCCTCGAGGTCAACGCGGGCCTGCCGTTCTACCTGGCCATCCCCCTGGCGGCGCTGCTGACGGCGGCGTTCGGCCTCGTCTTCGGCATCCCCTCCCTGCGTCTCAGGGGCCTCTACCTGGCCATCGCCACGCTCGCGGCGCACTTCATCACCACCTTCGGGATCATCCACTGGGAGAGCATGACCAAGGGCGTGCTCGGGTTCATGGTGCCGCCGGCCACCGTCTTCGGGCTGCCGCTCGACTCGGACGCCCGCATCTTCTACCTGATCTTCGCGCTCACGGTCCCGGCGGTCCTCGTCACGAAGAACCTCTTCCGCACGAAGGTGGGCCGCGCGTTCATCGCGATCCGCGACCGCGACGTCGCCGCCAGCGTGATGGGCGTGAGCCTCTACCGCTACAAGCTCCTCGCCTTCGTGATCAGCTCGTTCTACGCGGGGGTGGCCGGCGGGCTGATGGCCCACCACTCCCGCATCCTGTTCCCCGACGCGTTCACGCTGCTCGTGGCCATCGACTACCTCGCGATGATCATCATCGGGGGCATGGGCAGCATCCTCGGATCGATCTTCGGGGCGGTGTTCATGACCCTGCTGCCGGAGGTCCTGAAGCTGACCGCGACGTCGCTGACCGGCGTGTACCCGCAGGCGTTCGGCCTCATCGCCTCGGCCCGCGACATCGTCTTCGGCCTGGCCGTCATCTTCTTCCTCACGTACGAGCCGCAGGGTCTGGCGCGCATCTGGGTGCGGATGCGCAGCTACTGGACGCTGTGGCCGTACTCCTACTGACAAGGAGGTCGCTATGAGTCGCGTGCATCGCCCGCTCGTCGG
This window contains:
- a CDS encoding dihydrolipoamide acetyltransferase family protein, encoding MPTNVIMPALELAQETGKVLRWLKAPGDSVRKGEAIVEIETDKVTVEIEAPASGVLRDVTARAGDVVPVGQTIALIVEAGAVAPAAAPGPSPLAASAVPSPPAASAAVKASPLARKIAEQHGVDLARVKTASGRVEKADVLAHVEGQKAAPVLLAASPKARRLAAERGLDIRVLQGSGPGGAVLAADIAAAKLAAASSAPAAARAGTQGVGNVWRIMAERMTASWTTAPHFYLVREVNVSRLVSWLDKVRKQTGAHVTYTDLLVKLVAAAISQHPSVNASWKDGAIVRNADINIGLAVAIDAGLVVPVLHRAGTLSLAELAARREDLVSRAQAGKLRPADIQGGGFTISNLGMFGVDAFNAIVNPPQAAILAVGRIADRVVAAGGQPAVQPTMVLTLSCDHRALDGARGAQFLGALAELIEEPLALLV
- a CDS encoding ABC transporter substrate-binding protein, whose translation is MKKLIVPVLALAGVLGLTARAADAQAPTFNVGAVNNTGGLVVFVAVDKGFFAKQGLDAKVVVRNTGPELSKALDAGEIDVGAANVSNIPVALERGLNVRAIVGYVGSSFVKPTDDNMLGIVVRPDADINSIADLRGKSIGTTFGSMNDMYLVEVIRKNGFSESAINRINSTPAGMVALFDTGNVSAMVVWEPYLTRMLEKVKGAKLLARGGDHVCFCAAMHGKPETLYKNRDVTQRFVSAMAEAARFVRDPKNLDEVGSIGSRYIPGMDADLIKRTHKYWIYDMRIGKNSFKAFNEAVEVLIAQKKMKQAFDPAKYYDTAFIERAMKEHPAWFDDLPGAR
- a CDS encoding ABC transporter ATP-binding protein, which gives rise to MTHHYPDEYTGEDVHALERLSLEVREGELAAVVGPSGCGKTTLLHILAGLLPYRHGVVEVDGVAVKGPGPDRGVVFQEHAILPWRTVARNIGHGLEIQGVPRRERERRVREFIELVGLTGFEERYPHELSGGMKQRAALARTLCANPVVMLMDEPFAAVDAQTRITLQEELNRIAITTRKTILFITHNVDEAAFLGDRCFIFTRRPGSLKATVTIDIPRERRIWKDLVSDPAFTRPRDEILQLVRAEVSVGDD
- a CDS encoding ABC transporter permease, with amino-acid sequence MATTSATLARPHAVLSARARRFWRQGGIELALVLLVILAAWATISATIQRPDRYLPSPLSVALSSGDLLWKGILPNYLGQTLWRLITGSLIGIALGIPFGILVGMNRTVSDMFYPVLNFFQSISGIALLPIVMIWWGTTEKTVFAVIVYTCFFPIAFTVLAGVRSTPLIYVNALRTLGAGRLRIVRDVLVPGAMPSIATGTRLSIGYAWRAAIAGEMLAGRRGLGWMIFSAQQVDHTAQVILGMVLIGCLWILLDRYVLRPIESDTIQRWGLLQR
- a CDS encoding ABC transporter permease, translating into MNPLRRLDRRRLRRILLGAIPFVALGTLWQLNAVYRWLAPIHIPPPAAVWGAIFTLQDGCPGLMEALRQSSGCLFTNHILSSLGRVGLSLVVGLPLGIALGVLAGMNRRLGNALEPVGVFANAISGIAWVPLAIVWFGVGWLTTLFILLNTVFWLVFFNTLMGVRGVPRVYENGVLTLGAKRRKVITHVYIPGALPSIVTGIRMSMGFGWRALIAAEMIGGDRGLGFMLFVAAQEYKTEEVFLGVLVIAVIWMLTDRACLVPLERWTIERWGLVWRPS
- a CDS encoding ISNCY family transposase is translated as MSKKELPRAGLVKAALSGRITNRQGATALHLTIRQFQRLKRRFETGGAPALRHRGRGQPSPRRVPAKLCAKIAELMTTTYAGFNDVHLTEKLREVHALDVCRESVRRVRLGLGRPAKRPRQAPRHRRRRQREAASGALIQVDGSPCAWLEARGPRLTLLGAIDDATGAILALGFRPTEDLHGYATLFRQLFATHGLPLAVYGDRLNVFVRNDRHWTLDEELQGAQHPTHFGRMLQDLGVAYIAAHSPQAKGRIERLWATLQDRLTSELRLRGLTTLEAAARFLPEFIADYNRRFARPAADPGAVWRRPPRDLDRLLSCRYSVVVARDNTARLGPRWLQIPPGPRGRSYAGCRVELRELLDGRLLAIYHDVVLAAQAPPSAAFSLVPRRAPSADRRGNGAPATAAPAQLAQERRSHPAPFPEYPPKSGAVPPRAPRHTPPRRPARDHPWRRSIRLHVLRKTLRAQGMTFSRSSKG
- a CDS encoding ABC transporter ATP-binding protein is translated as MALLTLHGLHLSFGGVAALAGVSLQVDAHDFFAIIGPNGAGKTSIFNCISGIYAPSRGRIVFDEKDITALKPHQRAQLRIARTFQNIALFKGMTVLDNVKIGRHIHLRSGVLACGLYYGRAAREERAHRVTIEREIIDLLELQDIRHKIVGTLPYGLQKRVELARALALDPVLLLLDEPTAGMNAEETEDMVRFIRYVKQVKRLTVVMIEHDMGVVMDISDRVAVLDFGQKIAEGAPAQVQHDPVVIKAYLGEDFQVA
- a CDS encoding AMP-binding protein, whose amino-acid sequence is MDHDTFPRLLAAQARRLGRRRVALREKKYGIWQEVTWEEYAERVRAVCLGLAALGLQRGDRVAVISGNRPAWPYVELAAHALGAIPLGIFVDALPEQVRAVLDHSEARVVLVEDQEQADKVLGVRGAVPCLEWIIVDDMRGLETYRDPMLVSLEAVAARGREADARAPERYETLLAQGGPSDVALLAYTSGTTGVAKAAMLSHHNLLAMAAGVAQVDPVREGDQIVSFLPFAWVGEQLISVAIALHVGATVNFPEEPETMREDLREIGPHVMIAPPRFWEAMCSEFQVKIADAGRLKRLATRVALALGERGRALRGLAHLLAFRTMLDKFGLARVRYAYTGGAPLGPEIFRFFRAIGLNLKQVYGQTETAGICVLHPDGEVRAETVGKPAPGTRIRVSEAGEILVSGESVFLGYYKNPDATRTVLDDGWLHTGDAGVLDEHGHLIMIDRLQDVLRLADGSRFSAALIENKLKFSPYVREAVVIGEARPYVVALIQIDMGNVGSWAEANRLPFTTFKDLSHKAEVVALIEEAVARVNQELPAAARIRVFGLFDKELDADDGELTRTQKVRRATIQEKYGDMIAGLYR